Proteins from one Cicer arietinum cultivar CDC Frontier isolate Library 1 chromosome 3, Cicar.CDCFrontier_v2.0, whole genome shotgun sequence genomic window:
- the LOC113785718 gene encoding uncharacterized protein yields the protein MIQGAQREQYAHLREYVDELRRSNPNSTVIIKCGMSDIGPVFERIYVCLEACKAAFANTCRPLIGLDACFLKGEYGGQLIAAVGKDGNNQMIPIAYAVVEAETKDSWQWFLDLLLEDLNNVQQKQYAFISDQQKGLVPAIANIGAHVEHRLCVKHLYGNWKKKEWEKAMQKIKAINEDAWKDMMQLPPSMWTRSAFRTDTQCDLQVNNMCEAFNMAVLEYRDKPIITLLEGLKHYITVRIVKQKELMLRYRGNICPRIQQILEKAKRVAGFNSGSSLNCSSCSWYSALLMFWFCIIDVLVLLVLVQFRVLIQFRVLVLFSLEFLFWFCLFRVLVLVLVQFRVLVLFVDGYVLVLLVDGSVQ from the exons ATGATTCAAGGTGCTCAAAGGGAGCAATATGCACATTTGAGAGAATATGTTGATGAACTTAGGAGATCAAATCCAAACTCTACGGTTATTATTAAGTGTGGTATGTCTGACATTGGACCAGTATTTGAGAGAATATATGTATGTTTGGAGGCTTGTAAGGCTGCATTTGCTAATACATGCAGGCCTTTAATTGGGTTGGATGCTTGTTTCTTGAAGGGAGAATATGGCGGTCAATTAATAGCCGCAGTAGGTAAAGATGGGAATAATCAAATGATTCCCATTGCATATGCAGTTGTTGAAGCAGAAACAAAAGACTCATGGCAATGGTTTCTGGATCTTTTACTGGAGGACCTCAACAATGTTCAGCAAAAGCAATATGCATTCATTTCAGATCAACAAAAG GGATTGGTACCGGCCATTGCCAACATTGGGGCCCATGTGGAACACCGATTATGTGTTAAACACTTGTATGggaattggaaaaaaaaa GAATGGGAGAAAGCAATGCAAAAAATTAAGGCAAtcaatgaagatgcatggaAAGACATGATGCAACTTCCACCATCTATGTGGACTAGGTCAGCATTTCGCACTGATACACAATGTGACCTTCAAGTAAACAACATGTGTGAGGCTTTCAACATGGCTGTATTGGAGTATAGAGATAAGCCTAtcataacattacttgaagGTTTGAAACATTACATTACAGTAAGGATTGTGAAACAAAAAGAACTCATGCTACGATATAGAGGCAATATATGTCCTAGGATTCaacaaatattggaaaaggCAAAAAGAGTAGCTGGG TTCAATTCTGGTTCTAGTTTAAATTGTTCTAGTTGTTCTTGGTATTCTGCATTGTTGAtgttctggttctgcattattgatgTTCTGGTTCTGCTTGTTCTAGTTCAGTTTAGAGTTTTGATTCAGTTTAGAGTTCTTGTTCTG TTCAGTTTAGAGTTCTTGTTCTGGTTCTGCTTGTTTAGAGTTCTGGTTCTTGTTCTAGTTCAGTTTAGAGTTCTTGTTCTG TTTGTTGATGGTTATGTTCTGGTTCTGCTTGTTGATGGTTCTGTTCAGTGA